The Procambarus clarkii isolate CNS0578487 chromosome 37, FALCON_Pclarkii_2.0, whole genome shotgun sequence genome window below encodes:
- the LOC123750048 gene encoding uncharacterized protein, which produces MTSEKRYAVVGFNDRSVGIISTTWIEKSDDEKILCWWPQSRHTVSAQKHEKPDTTNWRVHVVSTILSTTDDFDVAKRRCLAAEDTSNVETEDDMGYPRQRKRKPCFKYEEENSENNKRNHHSSQSKKKCSPSSYENTPSKEISPPQIPYYSGILSECKD; this is translated from the exons ATGACATCTGAAAAGCGGTATGCAGTGGTAGGCTTCAATGATCGTAGTGTGGGTATCATCTCCACAACCTGGATTGAAAAATCTGATGAT GAAAAAATATTGTgctggtggccacagagcaggcatacagttagtgcccaaaagcACGAAAAGCCAGACACGACAAATTGGCGAGTGCATGTCGTATCAACAATCCTATCAACAACTG atgattTTGACGTTGCAAAACGAAGATGCTTAGCTGCGGAAGACACTTCAAATGTCGAAACTGAAGACGATATGGGCTATCCTCGACAACGAAAAAGGAAACCATGCTTCAAATATGAAGAAGAGAATTCCGAGAATAACAAAC gcaatcatCACTCGTCTCAATCCAAGAAGAAGTGTTCGCCATCTTCATATGAGAATACACCTTCAAAAGAAATAAGTCCTCCGCAAATACCATATTATTCTGGTATATTAAGTGAATGTAAGGATTAG
- the LOC138371987 gene encoding uncharacterized protein has protein sequence MMQNMSNMLQAIYTEVNELKSDVNELKSDVKILKATLTTKETDKIIEDLIPNPIAAEGDLNVLNRKLAESSFRTKFVLLLTSVRGSDCATTVRRMMKKIGTNGLWSLYSLKGQKKKLAFLEKQELYNVILKSSINAHPQVKVEDVTFQISEVLKHAPNRPGGSRYKGKLASTIRIQEGQQEAEDVY, from the exons ATGATGCAGAATATGA gtaacatgttgcaggccatatacactgaagtgaatgaactgaaaagtgatgtgaatgaactgaaaagtgatgtgaaGATATTGAAAGCAACTTTGACTACAAAAGAAACAGACAAGATCATAGAAGATCTAATACCAAATCCTATTGCTGCAGAAGGTGATCTTAATGTTCTCAATAGGAAGTTAGCGGAAtcgagtttcagaacaaaattt gtgttgcttttaaccagtgtacgtgggtctgattgtgcaactacggttcgaagaatgatgaagaagataggaacaaacggcctttggtcattatacagcctaaaaggacaaaagaagaaattagcatttctagaaaaacaagaactatataatgttattttaa aatcatctatcaacgcacatccgcaAGTTAAGGTGGAAGACGTGACCTTTCAAATTTCTGAAGTACTTAAACATgctccaaacaggcctggtggatctaggtacaag ggaaaacttgcaagtacgattcgtatacaagaggggcaacaagaggcagaggatgtctactaa